Below is a window of Culturomica massiliensis DNA.
TCCTAACATATATTCCCCACGTTTAAAACAATTCCTCTGATTCAAATGACGAATGAGGATTTCTTTTCTAATTGACGACTTTTGACAATGATTATTTCTTTTATTGCCAATTCGTAATCTTTTTTATTTTGAAAAATAAAATTTATAAATCCCCCAGGCACACAATACACTCCCGACAATAGCTCCGAATGTAATAACCAAAGCATCTAAGCCTATCGTATCCAGATTATCCATAATCTGATCGTTCGTACCTACACTCAATCCTAACAAAAACAATAAGGCGAATATGGCAAGAGTAATCAGTTTCTGAACAAATTTCAGATTTTTCTCCCGGAACAAATATCCCAACAGGATACCACTTACCATTAATCCTATTACTATCAGCATAATTTCAGTATGACGTTATATAAAACGCACGCAATTTACAATTTTTTTTAAAAAGTGGAATGCCCCAAAAGCGGGACATTCCACCCAGCCTAATCTAACTATTTTTTTATCTGTCCATTTGAATCAATCTCACCCTGCGGAGTAAAAAAGAAATTATTCGTAGCAGGATTAAATTTTCTACCCACAGCAGCTAAGGCTGATTCTGCCTTGCCCCAACGGCGTAAATCATAGAAACGGTAGTTTTCCAGTGCAAATTCTACAATACGTTCGTGCTCGATCTGTGCTCTTACTTCAGCCTGAGAAGAACCTTTCATTCCCGGCATATTGGCACGAGCTCTCACCTCATCAATCAATGGTTTAGCCAATTCCGGATGATTAAGTTCATTATATGCCTCTGCCCGCATCAACAATACATTGGCATAACGCATTAATATGATATTCATAGCTGTTTCATAAGTAGACATTCCCGAATATTTAACCGGAAGATATTTCCGGAATACCGGTTTGTTAACCTCAAACAAGTCGTCATAATTCCAATCCCATACTTTTTCAGGACTACCGTTAAAATAATCATCTTTGAACCAAAGAGTACTATACAAACGACTATCATAACGTCCCATCAATGAAATTTTACCTTCTTTCTTGAACTCATTAAATAACATATCTGAAGGTAATATTCCTTCCCAACCACCTAACTCTGAAGATGCAACCCAATACTGAGTCTGATGCTTGTAATATGCATTACCGGATGTCGTAGGAGAGAACTGAACCTCCAATAAAGATTCTACGGAATTTTCATTTGAACCGTCAAACATTCCGATCCATTTATTCATCGGAACCAAGCTATAACCTACAAAATTTTCAGGTTTCAATACTTCTACGGCACTTGTCAAAAATTCATCTTTACGGGTCGGTTCTTCATACGCCCTTGTTAAATAAGCATAACCTAAGTAAGCATTAGCCGTTGCAGAAGTAACCCGTCCTTTATCTGAATCACCTCGTGTCATCGGTAATTTGGTGGCTGCATATTCGAAATCCTTCATGATAAAATCCCAGGCATAGTCCCGAGAAGATAAAGCCTTATCAATATCCGACTCTGAAGTAATGTATTTTTCACGTACAATAATCTTCTCCCAGTTCATTAACAAAACCATATGATAATAACCTCTCATAAAGCGGGCTTCGGCAATAATACGCTCCTGCATACCTTGCTCAAATACGGCAGGATCCATAGCACTGACTTTATCTATTACCTGATTGGAATAACTTAAGCCCCAATAATTGTAACTCCATATACTCGCAGGCGTACTACTAGTCATAGTATAACTAAAATTATAAATAGAAGTCATATAACCATAACTGGAAGCACCTTTCCCCATCTCAACTACATCTTCCCGAAAAGGTTCAAATACAAATTTCAATTCATGGAATTCCCAGCTTCCTCCATAATACAATTGTGAATAAGCCGCTGACAATCCGGAAAGAGCCTCACTTTGAGTTTTCCAATAGTTACCCGATGTTGATTGATCTGGAGATTCAACTGTCAGAAAATCCTCACATCCTGACAATCCCAGTAATAACATGGGTATATATATCAGATTTAATATCTTTCTCATAATCAATATTTTTATCAGTTATTAAAAAGTTACTTGCAAGCCGAAAACGAACGACTTAGTAAACGGATAAATATTACTATCAATACCTGTATTTAATACATTACTTTGTGCAAATTCAGGATCTACACCACTGTATTTCGTCCAAGTCCACAGATTATCTGCACTCACATATACCCGGATTTTCTCCATATTGATCTTATTCAACCACATTTTCGGCAATGTGTATCCTACCTGAACCTGGCGCAGACGAATAAAATCTCCGTCTTCTAAGAAACGATCTGATTCACGTATATTATCATTCGGATCTCCTAAAACAGCACGTGGCATAGTAGTATTCCGGTTCTCAGGTGTCCAAGCTCTCAGTGTCGAACGAGACATATTATATACTTCATTCATTCCTTCAATTTTTGTCCGCGTACCATTAAAAATCTTATGTCCCCAACCACTGCCAATTAAGGCAGAAAAATCAAATCCTTTATATTGGGCTCCCAATGATAAATTGGCTTCTACTTTGGGCATACCGCTGCCCATCTCAACTTTATCATCACCGTCTATCACTCCGTTATTATCTTTATCCTTAAAACGAATATCTCCGGGCTTTGCATTCGGCTGAATAAGCTTGCCGTCCTTACTATGGGCATATACTTCTGCCATATTCTGGAAAATACCGTCTGTCTCATAAAGATAGAACGTTGCAACTGATTTTCCCTTACGTGTCTGAGTTGCAGAGAATCCACCGTAAAGAATCTGATCCGGGTTAGCCATTTTCACAACCTTATTTTTTAAATAAGTAACATTGAAACCGGCGTTCCAACTAAATTCTCCAATCATATCCCGGTAGTTAACATCAAATTCAACTCCTGAATTCCGCATCGTTCCTACATTCAAAATCGGATTAGCTATACCAGCAGAAGGCGCTAATTTTTTAGTAATCAACAAATCTATGGTTTTATTATTAAAATAATTAAGAGCTCCCGACAACTTTCCATCAAACAAACCGTAATCAAAACCGATATTTATAGACTGACTGGTTTCCCACTTAATTTCCCGGTTTTCCATATCATTCGCAATTGTTGCCAACCAAGGATTTTTACCTGTCCCCTGTACATATCCCAAACTTCCGCCGTTACCTTGAGTCATCAATGCTAAGTAAGCATATGAATCTAAAACATTTTCATTACCTAAACGTCCCCAGCTTCCCCGCAATTTTAAATTAGAAATAACACCGTCTTTGGGAAAAAATTCTTCTTCACTGATTCTCCAGCCCAATGCAACCGACGGGAAAGTTCCCCAACGGGAATCCGGTCCGAATTTTGAGGAAGCATCACGACGAACAGTCACCTGTAACAAATAACGATCTTTGAAAGAGTAATTCAAACGTCCAAAATAAGAAAGGCGATTATATATCGTATTCGTACCTTCTCCGGAAAAGGTACCACCATTAGCAGCATTCGGAGTATTCCAATTCGGATTCGGGAAACCAGCAGGAATATCCTCACCATCAACTGTCGTTTTTCCTTCCCCCGTCAAAGTATTATAATTACTCTTTTCCATAGAAACAGAAACACCGGCCATAAAAGTAACAGCATGTTGATTGAATTTTTTATTAAATGTCAAATAATTATCAACAGTCTGGTTTTCCCAATAAGAACGTTTTTCTATTACTATCGGGAATTTTACAGATTCCGTCGGACTTGATTGATAATCCGGAGTATGATAATAATACTGGGTATTTGTACCATTATAATAATAAGCAGTCTTGAATTGTAACCATTCTGTAAAATTAGCTGTTACAGAAAATGTTGCCACAACATCCTGTGTTTTTGTACGATTATTTTTAAAATGTGCGTCAGCTACGGGATTATGTGTCGCAGCCAATCCATCGTCCATATTAGCAATACCGTAACCATATTTCTGTGTAGGATCCAATACAGGAGTTAAAGGACTTGAACGATACACTTCCGTTAACGAGAAATCAGGATCACTATATCTTTTAGCCGTATATGTCAAACCTGCTGAAATATCAAAAATAGATTTTTTTGTATCTACTTTCATACGTGCATTCTGCATAAGATACTTATTATCCAACACCACACCTTGCTCATCATATATATTGGCTGATATAGAGAATTGAGTATTCTCACTACCGCCACGTACTGATACGTTATGACTTTGTGAATAACCTGTACGGAACACCTCATCCTGCCAATCAGTATCAGCCGTTGCATCTTTAGTTACATAAGCAGGCAAAGGCAAGGGCTTAGCATACATATTATATTGCTCATACATCATACGACCCATGGTTTTAAAACCTTTTGCGTCCAGCATATCAAAAAGATTAGTCACCTTCTTCAAAGATACGTAAGAGTTAATATCAACCTTCACTTCGCCTTTTTTTCCACTTTTAGTAGTAATGATAACTACACCATTAGCAGCAACAGACCCGTAAATAGCAGCAGCAGCACCATCCTTTAATACCTCCATCGATTTGATATCATTAGGGGCTAATGTAGAAATATCTCCGGGGAAACCATCTATAATATACAAAGGCTCACTACTGCCATAAGTACCGAATCCTCTAATTTTCACATAAACACCCTGGCCAGCCAATCCACCAAATTTAGAAACACTTACACCGGCAACTTGCCCCTGTAATGCTTCAGCAATATTAATTGTTGATTTTTCAGCCAATTTTTCAGCATCTACAGAAGTAATCGCACCGGTCAAATCACTCTTCTTCATTGTACCGTACCCGATCACCACCACTTCTTCCAACTGCTCTACATCTTCCAATAAAGTGATTTTAAGATTATTCTGGCCTGTTACCGGAACTTCCTGTGTTTTATAACCGGTAAAAGACACGACCAATACGTTTCCTTTATCCACGATCAATTCAAAATTACCGTCAATATCAGTAGCGACACCGTTAGTCGTCCCTTTGATCAGGATATTTACGCCGGGAATTGTGATTCCCTTATTATCAACCACCGTACCCTTCAACGAATAACTTTGCGCCATTGCCCCGAAAGGTATAAACCAAACGAGCATCATAAGCAGTACTTGTTGCAAGTACTTCATCTTACCTATTGCTTTATTTTTCATGCTATATTATTTAGATTTAATATTTATCACTTTTCCGATACCGTCTGTCCGGCTTTGATATCGTATCCCCACGCATCGTAAGCTATTCCATCTACCTCACATTCACCGCCAGCAGATACTGTAATTTTAATCCAGGCATTGCAAATTTTTCCGGACACTTTACCGGACAGGCTGATTTTCGCACCGATATAAGCTGTTTTTCCTTCCCATTCCGTATAGGCTCCGGAATACAATACCGGCATATATACGTAATTAGCATCATCCGCCCATTCAGGATTAGCAACCCAAGACGCACCTTCTCCAATTACAGCCCCTTCTTCCAGCGGTGTGATATGGATCAAATCGCCTTCTGCCACACCGATAATATCCTGTCCGTAATTGTCAAAATGAATTCTCTTGGCACTGGGAGCTGTTCCAACTGCAACAGAAGTCTGGAAGAAACCGGCAACCTGCACTTCATTGAGCATAACGGCCAACCAATTCTGTTTATCCATATCTACGGTACCTTTAAAATCGGCAATATACACAATCGTATTGTCCGGTTCTGGTTCCGGTTCCGGCTTCGGTTCTTCAACCTTTTCTGCCTCCACAGGAACTTCTAAATTCAAATGAGAAACCTTGGCATTCTGAGACATAAAATCGATCTTTAAAAGTTTTGTCATACCTGCTTCTACTGCATCAGCTTCCACTGTACAACTAAATTCAAAAGAACGCTTTCCTTTTTCTATCGTAAAATGTTCCCGGGAAAAGGTCACTTTATCAGCACTCACCTCACTATTATCAGCAACCTTTACTTCAAACCCGATGGCTTCCGGAGATTTCGCATCGACAGCCACACTCAACTGAACCGTTGCAGCCTCCGTCGCTCCCTGGGCAAAGAAAACTTTAGCAGGTACCGCTGCCGCTGCCGAACTCACTTCCTTCAAATCAATGGCATTATCGTCATCACTACAGCCCTGAATAATCAGAAAACTGCACACAACCAATAACGCTTGTAAAACATACTTTTTCATTTGTTCTGGTGTTTATATTTATTGATAATAAAAAATCGTTACGCAAAAATAGAATGGCAACTACACAATCGTTTTAAATTTTACACATTCCGAGCCTACAAAAAGCTATTTTACAGGTATTTTAAATCTACACGCCACAAACCAATATACTATAAACCAATAAAATAACTTTTTGCAGAAATCTACATTTCAGATATTTTTCAAATACGAAATAAAAATTTACTCGGGATCAGAAATAAACAATGTATAATCTTCAAATTCGCCGGAATCAATATAACCGCATCCCCCATTATCGATATCTGTATCGGGTTTAGCAAAGAAACCGACCCGGATACCGGTCAGACCGACCGACGCATCCGCCGGAATAGTAATCTCACCTGTCAACGGATTAGCAGCAGCAGCTTTATCCATATCCTGACGCAAAATAAGTTCGTCTTTCCCGTCAAAACGCCCGTCCCGGTTCCAGTCGATAAAGAATACAATTTCATAAATATCCCCATCTCCTGTTTTCCACCAATCCGGAGTCAACTTGTAGCTATAGGTTTCCCCTTTTACCGCTTCTCCCCGAATATCAGAATAATTCACAACGGCAGAATTTCCATAATAGTCGGCAGCATCGGCAGTCAAAACCGCATTGTTGATGCCGGCAAATTCAAACCCATTGATTCCGGCATACATACCCCAGTTCGACTCGGGCAAACAATATTCCGGACGCGGAGAACGAATAGCTCCCATCGTAATATTGCATACGATATAAGAGGTATCGGCAAAAACGGCATCAGAACTACTCATATCGATACGGATTTTTTGTGCGTCCCCATCGGCAAAGTTTTCCTGCAAAATAATCAGTTTCCCATACGTCTTGCTATTGCCTTTACCAATCCACAGGGTAGACTTTTCTATCCTAAAATGCTTATTCAACTTAGCCGTTGTCTCTCCGTTTACCGATAACAAAATATGTGTATCCTCGTTTACCGGACGGTCGGCTATAACATCAAATACGACCGGGATATCCTTATCCTGCAACACAACATCCCGCATATGAAGTCCCCCTACCGTCAATTTCACCGCAGGTGCAGGCGTATCGCTCTCACACGAAAAAAGCAGAGCGGCAAGCGGAATCAATACTAAATATATTCTTTTCATATCTCTAATTCTTAATTGTTAATTTACCTATTTGTCAGCCGTCTGATTGCCCGGGAACACGCCCCATGATACAACCAAACGCTCGACAAATAATCCCTTAATCCCTGTTCATCTTGAAACCCAATGATATTTCAAATGACTTTTTGGACAAATCCGACAATTCCCCGGTATTGATTCCATAACAAGCTCCTACCGTCAACATTTTAATAACCTCTACGTTCGCCATAATATTTATCCCCTGGTTTTCACGGTAAGTTGCACCAACTCCGGCCAGATTCCGGTAACCGAACATCGCCCCGGCTTCATAAAAATTATCAAATTTATTATTGTAGCAATACATCGCCAGCGGACGGATGTACCAGTTTTTAGAGACGGAAATATCATAGGAGCCGGTGAAATAACAATTGGCCATATTCGTTTCATCCGTATAAAACGAAATATACGAACTGGCGCCAACCACTAATCTTTTCCAACGGTAAGTCAAACCGAATCCTCCGATAAAATTACTTCTATCGTAATTTTCAAGTACCATACCATTATCGCTGTTAACGGCATCTTCTAACGAATAATGCCATATTTCCGCTCCCAGATACAGACCGAATCCCAGATAGGATTGTTCACTTATCCGGATATTTACATCGGCATTCGCTCCGATGATGTTGTTATGCCGGTGTCCTACTTTTTCGAAATCACCTTTAACACCGACTCCGACAAATTTATTGAATCCATAACGGGCATTGAATCCGGTTGTTTTCGGAGCCCCTTTAAAGCCCGACCATTTCTCACCATACAATACCAGTGCACTGATACCTTTCTGACCGCTCTCGTAAGAGGGATTCACCAACTCCGGATGCTTCGCCAATTCCAGGTATTGAGATGCCGTTTGTGCCCAGATAGTTCCTGCCATACAGCAAGCTACTATTACCAATATAATTTTTTTCATTGTTACTTACTTTATCGTTTAAGCAGCAGGGAAGCAGGTTACAGGCAAAAGCCCGTAACCCGCTTTTGCTTTTATTTTCTGATCACTTCCACGAAGCTCTTAACAGCCTGAGGTTTACCATTCTCTACATACTTCAAGATATAGTAATAAGTACCGGCAGGCAGGTCTCTCATATCGAAATCATCGTAATAATCTTTGGTTTCATAGATAACGACTCCCTGCTGATTGTACATCACCAGACTCTTCTTGATCCCGGCCAATTCCGGAATACGGAAAATACAATCATGTGTACCGTCGGATACGACCAAGTCCATGATCTTCATATCGGCCCCCTTACGAACAATCTGCATTGTTGCTGTTTTGTATCCGCGATAATTCTGATCCTGGATTTCAGCAAACACCGTATATTCGCCCGGAGCATAGGGTAACTGTGCGAAACCGTTGTAAGTCACATCCACAGCCAATCCGGCAGGATTCGTTTCAACAGCAGCCGTTTTCGTATTCCCGTCATAGGTAAAACGCAAATCGGAAATGCGAACGACAGCCAACGCTTTGGTAATCTCCATTTCACCGGTCGTAACAATGTCGTAATTTTCATCGATAATCTGAATAGCGTATTCGTAAATACCGCCGTCGACAACCGTATTCGTCACTTCTCCGTCTTTCCGGTAAATAATCTCATAATCCAGATTTTCCGGAACAGTCGTAAATTCCAGATCGTGATGATTACCGTCATAAACAAATCTGTCTTTTTGAATCTTCACTTCCGGTGCAGCCGGTTTAATAACCATAGTTTCCCAGACAACACCTTCGTAATTTACATCCGTAATCGTAGCGATGACAGTATGTTCTCCGACTTCTACCGCACCTTCCTCACTTCCGTTATAAGTAACTCTCGTTTCAAGGTCTGCCGGTATAGTCTTCACCTTAGCAACATATTTCGGAGTACCGTCAAAGATGTATTCCCGTTCCAGTATAATGCTTACAGTTCCGTCTATTTTCCGGATAGCGAATTCGGTTTCCAAAGGTTCTGCCATATAATTATCGGCTTCCAACTCGGCAATCAACACATAATTACCGCTATTCTTCGGCTCAGCCACCTCTACACCGTTCTGCATATATTTCACCGTTACCATATCTTCATATCCGGCAGGAACAGTAGTAACCTCTGCCTTCAATGTCTCACCGGTATAATTCTGACGTAAATTGGAAGCAACGATCTGAATCGGCATTTTACGTATTTCCAACTGAGCATGAACATCCTCCACGCTATACGGAATCGTTCCGGCATAAGACGCAGTTACATCGTAGATACCGGCATCTTTCGGAGTTACTTCCACACCGTTCTGCTTGTATTCGACACGGATATCATTTTTCAATTCAGACGGAGTAGCTGTAAAATCAATCGATTTTACCTGACCGTCATACTCCTGCACCAGATTATCCAATTGAATAGCGCCGAATGCCTTGGAAGTAATAGTCAGTACTTCACTCTTGACACTCCTGTTTCCATCGGCATCTTCTGCAACCAACGTTACCATGGCAGCTCCTTTCA
It encodes the following:
- a CDS encoding LysO family transporter; the protein is MLIVIGLMVSGILLGYLFREKNLKFVQKLITLAIFALLFLLGLSVGTNDQIMDNLDTIGLDALVITFGAIVGSVLCAWGIYKFYFSK
- a CDS encoding RagB/SusD family nutrient uptake outer membrane protein, coding for MRKILNLIYIPMLLLGLSGCEDFLTVESPDQSTSGNYWKTQSEALSGLSAAYSQLYYGGSWEFHELKFVFEPFREDVVEMGKGASSYGYMTSIYNFSYTMTSSTPASIWSYNYWGLSYSNQVIDKVSAMDPAVFEQGMQERIIAEARFMRGYYHMVLLMNWEKIIVREKYITSESDIDKALSSRDYAWDFIMKDFEYAATKLPMTRGDSDKGRVTSATANAYLGYAYLTRAYEEPTRKDEFLTSAVEVLKPENFVGYSLVPMNKWIGMFDGSNENSVESLLEVQFSPTTSGNAYYKHQTQYWVASSELGGWEGILPSDMLFNEFKKEGKISLMGRYDSRLYSTLWFKDDYFNGSPEKVWDWNYDDLFEVNKPVFRKYLPVKYSGMSTYETAMNIILMRYANVLLMRAEAYNELNHPELAKPLIDEVRARANMPGMKGSSQAEVRAQIEHERIVEFALENYRFYDLRRWGKAESALAAVGRKFNPATNNFFFTPQGEIDSNGQIKK
- a CDS encoding SusC/RagA family TonB-linked outer membrane protein, which encodes MKNKAIGKMKYLQQVLLMMLVWFIPFGAMAQSYSLKGTVVDNKGITIPGVNILIKGTTNGVATDIDGNFELIVDKGNVLVVSFTGYKTQEVPVTGQNNLKITLLEDVEQLEEVVVIGYGTMKKSDLTGAITSVDAEKLAEKSTINIAEALQGQVAGVSVSKFGGLAGQGVYVKIRGFGTYGSSEPLYIIDGFPGDISTLAPNDIKSMEVLKDGAAAAIYGSVAANGVVIITTKSGKKGEVKVDINSYVSLKKVTNLFDMLDAKGFKTMGRMMYEQYNMYAKPLPLPAYVTKDATADTDWQDEVFRTGYSQSHNVSVRGGSENTQFSISANIYDEQGVVLDNKYLMQNARMKVDTKKSIFDISAGLTYTAKRYSDPDFSLTEVYRSSPLTPVLDPTQKYGYGIANMDDGLAATHNPVADAHFKNNRTKTQDVVATFSVTANFTEWLQFKTAYYYNGTNTQYYYHTPDYQSSPTESVKFPIVIEKRSYWENQTVDNYLTFNKKFNQHAVTFMAGVSVSMEKSNYNTLTGEGKTTVDGEDIPAGFPNPNWNTPNAANGGTFSGEGTNTIYNRLSYFGRLNYSFKDRYLLQVTVRRDASSKFGPDSRWGTFPSVALGWRISEEEFFPKDGVISNLKLRGSWGRLGNENVLDSYAYLALMTQGNGGSLGYVQGTGKNPWLATIANDMENREIKWETSQSINIGFDYGLFDGKLSGALNYFNNKTIDLLITKKLAPSAGIANPILNVGTMRNSGVEFDVNYRDMIGEFSWNAGFNVTYLKNKVVKMANPDQILYGGFSATQTRKGKSVATFYLYETDGIFQNMAEVYAHSKDGKLIQPNAKPGDIRFKDKDNNGVIDGDDKVEMGSGMPKVEANLSLGAQYKGFDFSALIGSGWGHKIFNGTRTKIEGMNEVYNMSRSTLRAWTPENRNTTMPRAVLGDPNDNIRESDRFLEDGDFIRLRQVQVGYTLPKMWLNKINMEKIRVYVSADNLWTWTKYSGVDPEFAQSNVLNTGIDSNIYPFTKSFVFGLQVTF
- a CDS encoding GEVED domain-containing protein, producing the protein MKRIYLVLIPLAALLFSCESDTPAPAVKLTVGGLHMRDVVLQDKDIPVVFDVIADRPVNEDTHILLSVNGETTAKLNKHFRIEKSTLWIGKGNSKTYGKLIILQENFADGDAQKIRIDMSSSDAVFADTSYIVCNITMGAIRSPRPEYCLPESNWGMYAGINGFEFAGINNAVLTADAADYYGNSAVVNYSDIRGEAVKGETYSYKLTPDWWKTGDGDIYEIVFFIDWNRDGRFDGKDELILRQDMDKAAAANPLTGEITIPADASVGLTGIRVGFFAKPDTDIDNGGCGYIDSGEFEDYTLFISDPE
- a CDS encoding PorP/SprF family type IX secretion system membrane protein, with amino-acid sequence MKKIILVIVACCMAGTIWAQTASQYLELAKHPELVNPSYESGQKGISALVLYGEKWSGFKGAPKTTGFNARYGFNKFVGVGVKGDFEKVGHRHNNIIGANADVNIRISEQSYLGFGLYLGAEIWHYSLEDAVNSDNGMVLENYDRSNFIGGFGLTYRWKRLVVGASSYISFYTDETNMANCYFTGSYDISVSKNWYIRPLAMYCYNNKFDNFYEAGAMFGYRNLAGVGATYRENQGINIMANVEVIKMLTVGACYGINTGELSDLSKKSFEISLGFKMNRD